TGTTCGGGTCCATTGGGTTCCATGATAATGATGTTGAGCACATCTCCATCACAATCTTGCTGTGGGCGGACTGACTGCGAATATCGTAAAGGAAGACGCCGCGATCCGCCATGCAGCATGCAACTAGATTCGTTTCAATCTTGTTAAATCGGCAGGAAGACACTGTGTCGTCACCCCAAGAAAATcgctggagcggctgtgTGCGGTTGACATCCCAGATGTTCACCACGTCTGACGACGTGGCGAACCATGATTTGTGGAAATGGTGATCGatagaggaaaagggaaactCACCCAGAAACTCTGTCACTGGCTCAATACGCGCTTCATCAGGGTCAAAGTCCAAATCCCACATCTTTACAGTTTTGTCACGTGAAGCACTAAAGCAAGCGACACCGTCTGGTGAGATAGTTACACCGTCGACAGAGTGTCGATGTGCATCGATGACCGCACGCTGCCTCCGCGTCATCATATCCCACACTATTAGTCCACCGTCAACAGAGCCCGTGGCCACAGTGGATAGACTTGTAATGTCAGTAGCAATAGACTGAATCGTATCCTGATGACCCGGGAGCGCAGCCACAAAAGGCTTCGCGAACATGCGGTCCATTTTGGCAGCAACCACCGCGCGAGTGAACTCTACCTGTTTTGCCATTGGATTAAACTTCGGATCGTAATTTCGATTGGCCTTCGGCACCTCTGTCGCGCGATCCTTTGTCCACTCCAGCTCGGAGCGGCTGATTGCCTTGATCTTGACCATTCTCCACGAAACAGCGCGAATTTCAGAAAAGAGACGGTGTGTCAGCAAAAGAACCAAGAAACAAAATATGCGAAGAACTAACTGCCAACTAAGAGGAGTATACAAAACTGTTGGACCTTGAGCAGAAGAGCTGAAGAAATAGAAGTAGccagaaaaaaaatgtgGAGATGAGAGTATCGAACCGAATAAACGAAAGTACATCACCGGAAAATAGGTTCATTGTTGCGCCGGGAATTCCGTCGAACGACTCTTCTGGCTCGCTAACGTACGCTTCGAGTTGAGCAGTGCGACGCACTCACATATTGGCGCGCTGTGTAGCTGCATATATGTTTCCTTGTAAAAACTCCTCCACACCTAATCCGCCTCTAGCATCATGTAGCGTTTATTTACTATTGGGGATTTGATGGAACAGCTAGTAAACATCAACAGAAACAAAAGCTGAGAGAGACATATCTGTATGGTGAATCCTGCGGTACTGAGCCGGTGATTAGTGAGTATCATCTGCACTCCCATGTTCTGTGAACGGCGCAAGCATCTTGTCTACAAACTGTTCGTAGTGGATAACACCGTTATTCTCAAACCCCTGAACTAAATCACGAAACTCCTCATCGTTGTACTTCTCTCCCATAGTGGTCATGATATGCCGGAACTCGGCCACCGAGACAGTACCGTCCAAGTCTTTGTCAAAGACACGAAAAGCCTCCTTCACTGCCTCTGACGTATCCGTCTTGTCATCATTTTTTTCCACAAGAGCCTCGTATCCAGTCATATCCACATCTGTTGCTGTCACCATGATTTCTTTGATCTTTTCCTCACTTGGATTGAGTCCTGCAGCCCTCAGTGCTGTTGGAACAGAAGCCTTTGGAATTTTGCCatcgcgctgcaggagctcaAATGCCTCTTTCATCAGCGTTGAACGCGACATTGCCAACGAGTAGCTACGAGAAACCTGCTTAAAAGAATACCCTTAAGCAAAACTCAAGTCAAGGAATGCACCGTAGTCGCTTGTATGTAAAGTAGTACGCaagcgagagggaagaaaaagataCGAAGCTGTGAGTGCCGTCCACATAAGAGAATCAGAGCTATGCATCAACATATCACCGCCTATAACATGGCTGCATAACGGAGAACAACACGCTCAAAACGCAACAAGCACGGCAATTATCGCGCCTCCCTCAATCTGCTTGGGTAGTTGAGCACACCTACATGAGCGCATATGTTCTCTTTTCGCCCTGCTTCGCTCGGTAGAAGTACTTTTACACTGCTTTTGTTGGGAATGTAAAGACAAGTTCTCAGTACCATTAAATCAGAAGAAACAACATGCTCACTTCCACTACAGCCAGGGAAAACACCAGACGAGAAAAAGGCAGTGCTCAACAGCTGATCCACTATACCAACTCCACGTCGCCAACAAGAATCATCCCAAAACAAAACCAAAACCACCAAAAACGACGAAAACTGTCAACCACTCTTTCGACTGCCTCAaaatgcgtgtgtgccttcAGCCAATTGTACTCGGCAAAGTTGGCAGGAATCTGAatttctttcttctccatGTCGATGTAGTAAGGCCGACCTGGTGGTATGACTCTGATTTCTTGCCCCTTCAAAAACCACCGGTACAGTAATGCAGATTTTAACATCCCTGAGAGGAACTGCTCCAAGTCATCAGGGTTAACAAACTCAGGGCTAGTTTTCCGTTTTGGGTCATCCCAAAAGCTTGTCTCGAATGAGTTGAATTTCAGTGTGGCCCCCACTCGAACGCGCATGTTCTCAATGCTGGCCGTCTGCCGAGTTTGTTGGTCTTCCATGATCAGCTGTACGGCTTGCAAACGAGGCGCAACGGTTGACAAGAATGTCAAAATTTCTTGCGCCGAAGCCGTATCTAAAATCTTGACAGCACCCGAGGTCCAGTCCACGTGAAaagcgctgcggcgctccGATGCTTCGCGAACAGGGTACACGTCCACAACTTTTGGCTCGCGTTCGTGGAGTAGCCAGTTAGTGAGAGTACCAGCCGTGATTATTTTCTCCGCAAGCGGGATGTTTACGAGATCGGTGCTGCAAGAGTCCTTCACGACATGAATAGACAGGAAAGAAaacgctgctgtgcgcttGAACATGGAGTCGTTGTCCAGGATTCGCTTTGAAAAGCTAGTATAATCCGCATCGTCATCCCAGGTGACGCGCTTCCATTTCATCCGCTTTATGAGCTCCTCTGATTCGTAAAACTGATCTAATGCGCGGGATGTGCTGTCTGACTTTGCCTGCTCTGGGGTCTGCGCCCCATTCGTCTTTTTCGAGGCTCTTGTTGAGCGAACAAGTTCGATAAAATCTTTTGTGTATGCAACAAAGCCCTTTTCCATCTTATAGCGCTCCTTTTGAAGAGCGCGCACAAGGTGCTTCTGCTGGGTCAGCCATTCTAAGATATCGGGCTGAAACGCCAAGCTCCTTCTAACGGACATGACGGTTACTTCGCCTGGTAAAACACCGCAAATCAGAAGGTGGTGTCTTGTCGAATAGTCGACCttgaaaagggagagaacCCGAGGATCTACCAACAGAAATTATGACGAAAGAGGAGCAAAGTgacacaaaaagaaaatggGAGGGAGAAGTCTAGAACGATTGTCATGATATGACATCACATATATTAGAGCCAATCTTAGCTATTGAGAGCAGGGTTGCCTATTGTTGTATAGCGCAACGGCGCCTGTGATTGCATAATTCTCAAAAGGGTTTCTTGACCCATCACTTTGTACGCAACTATTTTAGAGTGCGGGCATAGGCTTACACACAGGCTTCTACTCATGTTCTCTTCACTTGCGCTCTATACGTATTGATAGTGAAACTGCAGAATTCCCTACAAAGCAGAGGCAGGATAGAAAGAACAACTATAAACAAAAGGTGTCGTGAAGTGGtagcgaaaagagaggtcAACAATGCATAAAGACTCGACCACTTCTGTTGTTCTTTGAAGAACACAATTCATAGAAAGATGTGCGCTCTTGTCTCTTAGTATACATGCTTCGCATGCTAATATTGATTCCCAGCATTTCGCAAAATCTGTTAAGAGCCACCTGGTAGCCAGGTCACACTGGAGAGGTGATCATATTTTCGTTTGTGACCGCCTCAGTAGGAAGAAGCTCTTTGAACTCGCCTCCAGCAATTCCCAGGCTCGGCGACACTGTGGGGCAGTACATTCCAGTGTTCTACTTAGTCACGACTGCGGCGGTCAGGTTCTGGCCGCCGCGACAAGTGGCAGCGACTGGAAAACTCTTGAGAACGAAGCGCCCAACATACTATGCAATTTCCTGATTTAGGTAAATCGCACTCCGGCGCTCGTCCACCAATGATGTAAAAGCCTTGGTAGTTTTTGATGACCCCCTCGTTGAGCATTTTTGCAGCGACGAAATTATGGCCATGCAGATCCACATATCTTTGGCAGCTTGAGAAGTCGGATAGGGCGATCACAACAACCTCACCTGTCGTTTACCCAGGGCAGATGGCATCTACAGTGACTTTCAGAGAGTCAAGAGGTTAAAAAGGAACTATGACCACGTAGTCCATCACAAAATCACATGCCAGCGTGAAAATATTTTTCTCCATCTTTTCGGGAGAAAAGATTCCGTGCTTGGTAGCGAATGCGCAGTGATGAAACTCCGTTGAGCAAATACATGCGCCCAGCATACACAGGCGACAGGGGGGTAGTCACAAAGAAAACGACTGCTTtgcaagagaaaaaacatCAAGCCCAGCAGAAGAGCGAAGGTGCTGGCCATGCTGAACAGAAGTTTCGCCCTCCGTCATGGCAATGGTGACTAAATAAACTGCATTGTGCAAAATTTGCTTTTCGAGTAGCAAACAATGGAGGCTTGAGTAAAGTGTAGATCTTTGGCGAAAAGAGATACAGGCCTGCATAAATGTTGCAGTGACTCCGCTTCCATTTCATGAGGTTCTGGCGCACGGAAGGATAATATGTGCCTGTGAAAAGCAGGTATGCAGCTTTTCTCAGGCTCTTTCTCATACGTGCAGCATCACATACAGTCACTCTTTTTGCTTTGAATGTGGTCATGCAAAAAATGCCACTCCTGCTttcggtggtgatggtgcatGTCGctcaggggggggggcgaagagCAGCCAGGAGTGCATCCCCCCCGCCAGAGATGGCGTGTCCAGTGCCGTGGCATTGGGTGGAATAACTCTACACGGGAGTGAGCGCATTGCTGGACTTGTAAGTAAAAGCGTACATTACAGGGTGTGAAACATCATGGATCCCGCTTCTCTTAGAGCGTCACAGCCTCAGCACACGATAAATCTCTTTAAATGAGACATTTCTACCATGTTAAATTATTGGGATAATATGCTGCGAAGCCAAGCTACAGACACTTGCCTGTACGCAAGctgacaaaaaaaaaaaaacgcatttttttttatcTCAACATGTTCATTCATCCAAATGACAGGAATTTAATTACATTCCGCCCAGTCTGTCACTGGCTCAttgcgtggtgcgaagcagcggtaCACCAACGCTACAACAGTGCACAGACTTAGTCATCCCAAACACCGTTGATTCTCCAAATACCGCCCTTCACCTGCATAGCAACCCATTCCCATTATATCGGTCGCCACATTAGGTATTACTCGAAGCGGCACAGATTCCCCACACCAGTTGGCAGAAAGTGCGATGAGTTCCGCTTGAGTTACAATGGCGCTTTACATATCATATGGGCAGCACAACTGTGTTCACTGTCGCATGTCGTTTCGACGCCACCccatccaggacctggccgccgacatcaacAGCGGTACATTGCTCTGGCCTCCCCATATCGTAGGAGATTgactgtcaccaccagaagcggTTCAGCACATTGGCAGGGGTAAGGCCTGCTTGACCTCTtcacacagagtggggatGCTGGACCTTAGATATCATGGGGGAGTGTTCCCTaccattttttttcttcaccATGCAATAGTTGGGTTCATTTTCCTGTGACAAGCCGTTGGCGCAACGGAAATCATGTTTATGACACTCCATCATCTCACCTTCCGTTTCACTTCTCGCCCGCCAATTTTATGTTAAGTGCACAACAAAAATCTTGCAAATGATACGGCTGAGTTCTGAATTATGCAAGTATGATGGATTTTAGAgatgttgctgctgaggagcAAATCAGAGGGTTTTTGGAGTACTTCGACAGGGTAAATTACCCGTTGCAACCCCTCACTACCGAAACAAAGTCATTCTTTGGAAGATTCTTTGGTGGAAATGGCTTTATCAGTTTCTGCGATTTGCTTTTTGGCCCTTATTACGAAAAGTACCCAGCGGAAGATGAAATGTGCTGGATGGATTATGCAAATATCGCGCCGACCAAGAGCTTAGCAGTGACGCTGCTAGGATTGATTCATCCAAGCTCCGCTTTTATATCCACATTGGAGGCACTTTCGATACCATCGACAACATTTGGCGCTCGTCTAAAGAAGATGTGGAAAAACTCACCTGCAGCACGGTCTACTGCGTACTACTTGCTGGACCTGCCTCTCTTAGCCTTGCACCCACAGTTTTTAAAACTAATGGGCGAGCCCGCTGACTCGAATTTGCACACActgcctcgctctcgctgtcATCCCATCTTGCTTGTACCATTTTGGGACCCGCCGATAGTCACGAGAAGAGAGTCTAGCCAGCAGCAAATAATGACGTCACTGCCATGCTTGCCCATGGGGTACTTTTTGTTCCGTCTTCTGCTGTTCGGAATGAAGAGAGTGCAACGGAACAGCACTGATTTCCTTGCGTGGCGAAAAAATGCGAATGTCGTTACCTGGCTATGGGGAGCAAAAGATCGATTGAGTTCTGCGTTTTACAAGACAATCCCAACTGATATGCCCTTTTACGCGCAGCTATTGCAATCATACATTCAGATATACGTTTCAGCAGCTCTTCCCCGTCATCTTAGTAGCAATACGAACATTGCAGACATTAGTTGGACGACCAACGATGCTACGGCGTCAGTTTTGATTCTGGCGCCGGAGCTACTGGCACATagagagctgctgcaaccCATTAGCGAAACTGACAGACTTTCGTGCAAAAATCCCGAAGCTCTCGCGCAGATTCTTTTTGTGGTGCCACTCTACACTCGCATGATCTACGCAATGTCGGAAGAAAGCAGTAGTTCCCCGTTTATGGACTGCGCAGCAATCACCCCACATGATTACGCAGTGAGCTCTTCATGCAAAGCACAGACTGATATCGAGAACATTCGTAAAACGCTTTACAGGAATTCTCTGACAGTGCTACGCGAGTGCTTTTTGTCTTTGGAACTAGAGCCATACTGCAAAAATGCTCACTTTACGTATTGTCTTGAGCTATGGGCGGTGCTCATGAACCCCTTTGAGAAGCAACAGAAGGTGACCCCTTCGCAATACGTCGCACAGCATTTTGAGTCCTTTGGTTTTCTTATGGTGGATGTGTTGAACATGATCGTGAAAAGCTCCTTTGTGTATTCAATGGCGGAGTCTGGTGCAACTGTACTAAAAAAATGTTTTCTATTGATGAGTCAGGACCCTGTGATCACTCTTCTTGCAGAGATCAacgcatcgccgccgtcatcgcATGCAGTTGCGGAGACGCTAGCCCGTCATTTTGTTCTCAATTGGGTAGGCAGTGATGGTAACATACAGCTACCGAATCTACATGGTACCACGACTTGCAGCCTTGCTGCTCGAGCATATGTCTCTCTGGAAAAATTAATCACTGACGACGTGACGGAGGTGATGCAGAGGGATTTGAAAGAGACACTGAGTTTGATGGGGTGCATCTTTCCGGGAATAGTACAGTTTTTGGATATATGGCGCTCCTCTGCGAAGGCCACGATTAAGAACCCAAAGTATGTGCCGACGCCTGCTATGGCAGTTGTTCGTCCGCTCACCGAGAGTGAGAAGTCGCGTTTTTTTAGAGGTGGCAAAGGACATCAGAAAGTATTTGCAAAAGGCCTGGTGCTCCCTATTCGCAACGGACACATACCTGGAAATCGTGACGCAACCTTGCAAACGAGTCTGCGCAACGAAATACCTGCGTTGCTTGGCCTCTCCAGATTATTGGATGCCATCATTGCAAGGAGTTTAGAAAAATACTACTCGAGTACAATTCCTCAGTGCGACCGTGGGCACAACCTATGGCTTACTTACTCGAAGAATTACGCCTGCACGCACCACGCGCGTGAGCCAGCGATATGGGAATGTGCTATTTGTGAAACTCTCTATGGCAGCTGCTGTAGAGGGCTTCCTTGTCGGGCGAATGGCGAGCGGCTAGTCACTTGTAGTGAGACAGGcactgcggtgcagcagtgcgttATCTGTGGTCAAGTTGTTCCGGAAGATAGCCACATATTTTTTATTCAGAACGGAACCGGTTCCTTTTTTTGTCCAGATTGTGCCTCTCGTCCTTTCACCCCTCTGTCGATGCGCTGGATTGCATCCTACCGAACATGGGCTGCGCTGGTTGGCCTTTTTTTACTATACATTCTCATTAGCTTGCTAGTTTGAGGTATGTTGCTATCCATAAGTCTTCTTTGGGACGCTAAACACGCAGCCAAAAGCCCGTATTCTGCTTTTGAGAAAAGTGTCAGACTTTTTCCCGGGTTCAACGAACGTCTCGTTTTGTCTTTCAAAAATGAGCTACAGTAACTTGCGCAAATGCGCCATTCATCAATTGAACTTGCGAGCGGAGCTATGAACTAACTTTTTCTCCGTTCTCGACTCAAGAGGGAGTGACAtgcaagaaaagaaaaccgaAGGTGATATGCTAAGCATGTAGACAGAGGTGAGCAGTTTGACTTGCTGCACTAGAGAGGGCTAGGCAATGTGATATCCGTGCGCGAACAAAAACGACGTTATGAGTGGCAATTCTACAGCTTTAGCAGCTCGGCGCACATTGCGAACCAGAGAAATCTTGCTGAAACGATACTTTCTGTTTCTGATGAAGCTGCTCttgctttcctctccttgtgGTACTTCGCGGATCACTTTTTTAGTATCGCTTTTCCCAACCTATGTCTTCCTCACAAGACAGTGAACAAGCCATTATTCATTGATCACTATTTCGTCCAGCTTCTGAATGCTGCTGTTTACTTTTCTACTCTTTTTATTTCTTTCATCTTCGCACATTCAGCCCATTCTTCGCAATCAATAGTGTCGATCAAATTTCGGTTTGTAGTGCCGTTTCTCGtgagcgaggaagagaaaacggGGCTAACTGTCCTGAATTTCGAAAGCTATCGCGCTACTTTTTCCAAAGCATATGCTGCGGCGGCCTTTAAAATTGTTCTCTTAGTCGTCCTACTTAGAGCTTGCTCCCCTAACTGTTGGCTTGCGGAGTAGGCCACCAAGGGCAATATTATCTTCGCTGATCTGGTATTGCTTCGAGTTAGGTATCCACACACCCCAGTATCCCTCTCCATAATGGAGGAACTTCCCCTGCTGCGCGCCAAGGGGAATAACGTGAGGGAGACAACAGGTCCGTCTGTCGGACCGGGAGCTTATGATCTAGATAAGCGGGCCACTATCAACTCTAGTTGTGCACCTTTCAACAGCACCAGTGTTCGGCAGCCTCTCCTGTCTGCCGACCGCGAGCTTCCTGGGCCTGGTGCATATAACGTACCTGCGGCACAGAGTGGCCAGGCTTTCGGGGTGGGGTCACAGCCCTTTGTGTCGGAATCCGCTCGCTTTGTTGCAGCAGCCTGCAGCGATATCCCTGGGCCTGGCTCCTACGATGTCGCGAGTTATCGGAGCACGCGCAAAAATCCACGATCACACATGTTTTCTGGACCACACGGGAATGCACTCGATAGCCAGTACACCGAGAGCGTCGGCCCTGGGAGCTACAACCCCAACTACGTTGCTGCAGACCGCAGGCTTCCCAAAGCGGCCGGGTTTGCTAAATACAGTAGTCGGGAACCGCTGAGGCCGCCAACGGGCCCGGGCCCAGGAAGCTACAATCCATCATTAGTGCTGCGATCGCTTGGCGCGGCGAAGCCGTCCTCAATGTTTGTAACGAAAACCAAGCGATCTCTGTGTGGCGGCAACGGATTTAGCGATTCTCCTGGGCCCGGCACTTACCAGCCATGGATGGCGTCAGAGCGAGGCGCAACAATTCCGCGCGAGCAGTTCTCCGCCTttggctcctcctcctctcggtTTGCCCACGGGAAGGAGGGCGATCTGCCGGGACCTGGTGCGTATACCGGTGAGATTGCGCCGCGCCGTTTCCACCCGAGCACCAAAGGCAACTCTGCCGCTTTTGTCTCAGGGTACGACCGTTTTCCAGCATCGATGGTGGCGCAGTCGCCAGGTCCGGGAACGTACGACCCACGGCGCTCACGCCGGCATCACGATTTTGGCGAGCCCATGCCATTTGGATCAACAGTACCCCGATTCGATCCGGTGTGGTCGCAGCATCCGCGATCAGAGCCGCTCATCTTTTCTGGAGACCCCGACAATGGCAGGGCCCCGAGTCAGCGACGGATGCGCCCATTTATATATGGAAAGATCCAACCTTCGagcgctccgcctccgctgccgcaccgggCGTACGATGTGCGGTACGACTGGCCAAAGCCAACGTCTATGGCAAATACCACGTTTGGCACATCTTCACGTTTGCCGCTTCATCAAACCAGTGCAGTGCCAGGCCCAGGCAGCTACTGTGAGCTGGGGgacgctgctcctgctggcCGCCGCTACGGTAACTCCAATTGGGGCCGCTATGTGCGATTTTCcgaggtggcgctgtcgTCAGGCACGCCGGAAGCAGGTAAGTACTATCACGCCAGCACCTTCCTAAAAAAGACCTTCAATTCCACGATCGGCTCTGACACTGCGTGGATTGAGTAGCGGCACGTGCGCCGTGTTGTCTCTTCGCTTGAGCTGAAACTGAATGTAATGCAACGACTGTCGAGCTGCGGAGCAGGAGTGCGAGATTGCTTCGCTGTGCAAAAAGATGAAAAACGTGACAGCGGTCATGGGAAGGTGGACGCTCATTTGGAGTCGGACAAAAGGTAACGCTGTTGCAGCTCGCTGCGATAGATGGATGATTGTACATGTAAATTAGGTTCTTTCCATGTCACCTGTTTGTTCCTGTGCTGTCCCCGTTCTTTACGTAGGGAGTATACGTGTCACCCTTGAAGAAAAGAATCAGAGAGAGCCTTGCCCGCAACGTTCGCAAGCAAGTGGTGTTTAGCTTTGGTACTCATGCGCACTTCAATCagcacctcttccttctGTATAGCATGTAATGGCCGTTACCATGCCTAAGGATCGTTGCTTGGCAGTACCCTCTGCTCGGACTGATTGTTCGTACGACTC
This DNA window, taken from Leishmania panamensis strain MHOM/PA/94/PSC-1 chromosome 34 sequence, encodes the following:
- a CDS encoding hypothetical protein (TriTrypDB/GeneDB-style sysID: LpmP.34.3800), with protein sequence MEELPLLRAKGNNVRETTGPSVGPGAYDLDKRATINSSCAPFNSTSVRQPLLSADRELPGPGAYNVPAAQSGQAFGVGSQPFVSESARFVAAACSDIPGPGSYDVASYRSTRKNPRSHMFSGPHGNALDSQYTESVGPGSYNPNYVAADRRLPKAAGFAKYSSREPLRPPTGPGPGSYNPSLVLRSLGAAKPSSMFVTKTKRSLCGGNGFSDSPGPGTYQPWMASERGATIPREQFSAFGSSSSRFAHGKEGDLPGPGAYTGEIAPRRFHPSTKGNSAAFVSGYDRFPASMVAQSPGPGTYDPRRSRRHHDFGEPMPFGSTVPRFDPVWSQHPRSEPLIFSGDPDNGRAPSQRRMRPFIYGKIQPSSAPPPLPHRAYDVRYDWPKPTSMANTTFGTSSRLPLHQTSAVPGPGSYCELGDAAPAGRRYGNSNWGRYVRFSEVALSSGTPEAGKYYHASTFLKKTFNSTIGSDTAWIE
- a CDS encoding hypothetical protein (TriTrypDB/GeneDB-style sysID: LpmP.34.3790), whose amino-acid sequence is MMDFRDVAAEEQIRGFLEYFDRVNYPLQPLTTETKSFFGRFFGGNGFISFCDLLFGPYYEKYPAEDEMCWMDYANIAPTKSLAVTLLGLIHPSSAFISTLEALSIPSTTFGARLKKMWKNSPAARSTAYYLLDLPLLALHPQFLKLMGEPADSNLHTLPRSRCHPILLVPFWDPPIVTRRESSQQQIMTSLPCLPMGYFLFRLLLFGMKRVQRNSTDFLAWRKNANVVTWLWGAKDRLSSAFYKTIPTDMPFYAQLLQSYIQIYVSAALPRHLSSNTNIADISWTTNDATASVLILAPELLAHRELLQPISETDRLSCKNPEALAQILFVVPLYTRMIYAMSEESSSSPFMDCAAITPHDYAVSSSCKAQTDIENIRKTLYRNSLTVLRECFLSLELEPYCKNAHFTYCLELWAVLMNPFEKQQKVTPSQYVAQHFESFGFLMVDVLNMIVKSSFVYSMAESGATVLKKCFLLMSQDPVITLLAEINASPPSSHAVAETLARHFVLNWVGSDGNIQLPNLHGTTTCSLAARAYVSLEKLITDDVTEVMQRDLKETLSLMGCIFPGIVQFLDIWRSSAKATIKNPKYVPTPAMAVVRPLTESEKSRFFRGGKGHQKVFAKGLVLPIRNGHIPGNRDATLQTSLRNEIPALLGLSRLLDAIIARSLEKYYSSTIPQCDRGHNLWLTYSKNYACTHHAREPAIWECAICETLYGSCCRGLPCRANGERLVTCSETGTAVQQCVICGQVVPEDSHIFFIQNGTGSFFCPDCASRPFTPLSMRWIASYRTWAALVGLFLLYILISLLV
- a CDS encoding hypothetical protein (TriTrypDB/GeneDB-style sysID: LpmP.34.3770), with amino-acid sequence MSVRRSLAFQPDILEWLTQQKHLVRALQKERYKMEKGFVAYTKDFIELVRSTRASKKTNGAQTPEQAKSDSTSRALDQFYESEELIKRMKWKRVTWDDDADYTSFSKRILDNDSMFKRTAAFSFLSIHVVKDSCSTDLVNIPLAEKIITAGTLTNWLLHEREPKVVDVYPVREASERRSAFHVDWTSGAVKILDTASAQEILTFLSTVAPRLQAVQLIMEDQQTRQTASIENMRVRVGATLKFNSFETSFWDDPKRKTSPEFVNPDDLEQFLSGMLKSALLYRWFLKGQEIRVIPPGRPYYIDMEKKEIQIPANFAEYNWLKAHTHFEAVERVVDSFRRFWWFWFCFGMILVGDVELV
- a CDS encoding hypothetical protein (TriTrypDB/GeneDB-style sysID: LpmP.34.3750), yielding MVKIKAISRSELEWTKDRATEVPKANRNYDPKFNPMAKQVEFTRAVVAAKMDRMFAKPFVAALPGHQDTIQSIATDITSLSTVATGSVDGGLIVWDMMTRRQRAVIDAHRHSVDGVTISPDGVACFSASRDKTVKMWDLDFDPDEARIEPVTEFLGEFPFSSIDHHFHKSWFATSSDVVNIWDVNRTQPLQRFSWGDDTVSSCRFNKIETNLVACCMADRGVFLYDIRSQSAHSKIVMEMCSTSLSWNPMDPNTFVTGSDDRNCYLFDIRVPGRPRNVFQGHIRPVTSVDFSPTGTMFAAGSQDASLRIWDLHQTTKSDSMEMFHTKRMAGVYVVKWSPDNTYIYSGSEDAVLRVWKSDASKPIRPLRGPEQHKFNYMRSLKNRYSNFVEVKRINNQRNAPKAILRTSRRIKKAEKREAVKEMSRIHSNNVKPLAKRKTYGYVE
- a CDS encoding calmodulin-like protein (TriTrypDB/GeneDB-style sysID: LpmP.34.3760): MKEAFELLQRDGKIPKASVPTALRAAGLNPSEEKIKEIMVTATDVDMTGYEALVEKNDDKTDTSEAVKEAFRVFDKDLDGTVSVAEFRHIMTTMGEKYNDEEFRDLVQGFENNGVIHYEQFVDKMLAPFTEHGSADDTH